A single region of the Pseudorhodoplanes sp. genome encodes:
- a CDS encoding tripartite tricarboxylate transporter substrate binding protein: MLGLVRCSVMLLAVLVAWPAQSQTYPARPIMLVVPFPPGGGNDAMARIIADKLSTTLGQQVVVDNRGGAGGLIGTRAVAKAAPDGYTLLLGHTGTLGINPSLYAPNTGYDIRKDFAPIGLIAVMPMAFMAYPPTPYKTVADLISAAKKEPGKINIGSSPKGTGSHLCAELFMSLSGAQMNLIPYKGTAQSINDLVGGHVSVACNIIPPAFGNIKGGALRPLAVTSAKRSPLLPDVPTVSESGLPGFEAELYYGLLAPAGTPREIVQKLNAELRKALASDDVKQRIAHDAAVPISSTPEEHAALLDRDESKWAALIKKLGLKVN, from the coding sequence ATGTTGGGACTGGTTCGTTGTTCGGTAATGTTACTTGCGGTCTTGGTCGCTTGGCCGGCGCAGTCGCAGACTTATCCTGCCCGTCCGATCATGCTCGTGGTTCCGTTTCCGCCCGGCGGCGGCAACGACGCGATGGCGCGTATCATCGCCGATAAATTGTCGACGACGCTCGGCCAGCAGGTGGTCGTCGACAATCGCGGCGGCGCCGGCGGACTAATCGGCACGCGCGCGGTGGCGAAAGCGGCGCCGGATGGCTACACGCTGCTGCTCGGTCATACCGGTACGCTCGGAATCAACCCGTCGCTTTACGCTCCGAATACCGGCTACGACATACGCAAGGACTTTGCGCCGATCGGACTGATCGCAGTGATGCCGATGGCGTTCATGGCCTATCCGCCGACGCCCTACAAGACTGTGGCCGATCTGATCAGCGCGGCGAAGAAAGAACCGGGCAAGATCAATATCGGCTCGTCGCCGAAAGGCACAGGCTCTCATCTCTGCGCCGAATTGTTCATGTCGCTGTCTGGCGCGCAGATGAATCTCATCCCCTACAAGGGCACGGCGCAGAGCATCAACGATCTGGTTGGCGGCCATGTTTCGGTCGCCTGCAACATCATTCCGCCGGCCTTTGGCAACATCAAGGGCGGCGCGCTGCGGCCTTTGGCGGTAACCTCCGCAAAGCGGTCACCGCTTTTGCCGGACGTGCCGACAGTCTCCGAATCCGGGCTGCCGGGCTTTGAAGCCGAGCTCTATTACGGTCTCTTGGCCCCGGCTGGCACCCCACGCGAGATCGTCCAGAAGCTCAATGCCGAATTGCGCAAGGCCCTGGCGTCCGACGACGTGAAACAGCGGATCGCGCATGACGCCGCGGTGCCGATATCGTCGACGCCGGAGGAACACGCTGCCTTGCTCGACCGAGACGAGAGCAAGTGGGCGGCGCTCATCAAGAAGCTCGGCCTGAAGGTCAATTGA
- a CDS encoding IclR family transcriptional regulator C-terminal domain-containing protein has product MLVTTREIESWPSGSDEFVEAFAKGLAVIGAFGETGGTVSISDLAKRTGLPRAGVRRLVLTLVTLGLAEERDGRFALTQRVMRLGYAYLSSLDLRQVAQPLIESLARECGEVVAVSVLDGDEIVYVARAEPQSVLRRSLTIGSRLPAFCTSMGRVLLSGLSEQSLATYFTRATLPAYTRHTMTDRSALEREILSIKQQGWTFVSEELELGTCGLAAPIKDHCGHVIAALNISTNLGRYSGRAFVKQFRGQLLDIAGEISARLPIS; this is encoded by the coding sequence ATGCTGGTCACCACCCGCGAGATTGAGAGTTGGCCATCCGGAAGCGACGAATTCGTCGAGGCCTTCGCCAAAGGACTCGCCGTCATCGGCGCATTCGGCGAAACCGGCGGCACGGTTTCAATTTCCGATCTGGCCAAACGAACCGGGCTGCCCCGTGCCGGGGTGCGGCGTTTGGTGCTGACACTCGTCACACTTGGGCTCGCAGAAGAGCGCGATGGACGCTTTGCGCTCACCCAGCGGGTCATGCGGCTGGGCTACGCCTACCTCTCGTCCCTTGACCTGCGGCAGGTTGCGCAGCCGCTGATTGAGAGCCTGGCGCGGGAATGTGGTGAAGTGGTCGCGGTATCGGTGCTCGATGGTGACGAAATTGTCTACGTCGCCCGTGCCGAACCGCAGAGCGTGCTGCGCCGCAGCCTTACGATCGGCAGCCGGCTCCCCGCCTTTTGCACGTCGATGGGGCGGGTGTTGCTCTCAGGGCTGTCGGAGCAGAGCCTCGCCACCTACTTCACACGCGCCACGCTTCCCGCCTATACGCGGCACACGATGACCGACAGGTCTGCCCTTGAACGGGAAATCCTCTCGATCAAGCAACAGGGCTGGACATTCGTAAGTGAAGAACTTGAGCTGGGCACTTGCGGATTGGCCGCACCCATCAAGGATCATTGCGGACATGTTATCGCCGCACTGAACATCAGCACCAATCTTGGTCGGTACTCGGGACGGGCTTTCGTCAAGCAGTTCAGGGGACAATTGCTGGACATTGCCGGCGAAATCTCCGCCCGCCTGCCGATATCGTAA
- a CDS encoding acyl-CoA synthetase: protein MAKSPYDTDLDRAPANFQPLTPLQFLERSAAVYPDHTAIIHGALRRNYRDFYARARRLASALTKRGIGKNDTVSVVLANTPAMLEAHYGVPMAGAVLNSINTRLDAAIIAFTLDHADAKVLITDREFSRVVKEALKLAKAKPLVIDYEDPEFSGDGERLGAIEYEEFLKEGDPEFAWQMPSDEWDAISLNYTSGTTGDPKGVVYHHRGAYLLAMGNVITTAMPAHPVYLWTLPMFHCNGWCFPWTVSIVAGTHVCLRAVRAPAMYDAIATHGVTHLCGAPIVMSTLLNAKPEEKKPIAHQVNFATAAAPPPEAVLAGMKAAGFNVTHVYGLTEVYGPATVNDWHAEWDELSSAEQAAKKARQGVRYPVLEALDVIDPETMKPVPRDGQTLGEVMFRGNVVMKGYLKNKSATGKALAGGWFHSGDLGVIHPDGYIQLKDRSKDIIISGGENISSIEVEDALYKHPAVQAAAVVAKADEKWGETPCAFIELKPGQSATSEELVAWCRQNLASYKVPKYVVFTELPKTSTGKVQKFKLRDMAKEV, encoded by the coding sequence ATGGCGAAATCGCCCTACGACACAGATCTCGACCGCGCGCCCGCAAATTTTCAGCCGCTGACGCCGCTGCAGTTTCTTGAACGCTCGGCCGCGGTCTATCCCGATCACACCGCCATCATCCACGGCGCGTTGCGCCGCAATTACCGCGATTTCTATGCCCGTGCCCGTCGTCTGGCCTCCGCGCTCACCAAACGCGGCATCGGCAAGAACGACACGGTCTCGGTCGTGCTCGCCAACACGCCGGCCATGCTGGAAGCGCATTACGGGGTGCCAATGGCCGGCGCCGTGCTCAACTCCATCAATACGCGGCTTGATGCCGCCATCATCGCCTTCACCCTGGATCACGCCGACGCCAAAGTGCTGATCACCGACCGGGAATTTTCCAGGGTGGTGAAGGAGGCACTGAAGCTCGCCAAGGCGAAGCCGCTGGTGATCGACTATGAGGATCCGGAATTTTCCGGGGATGGCGAGCGGCTGGGCGCGATCGAATACGAAGAGTTCCTGAAAGAAGGCGATCCCGAATTCGCCTGGCAGATGCCAAGCGACGAGTGGGATGCAATCTCGCTCAATTACACCTCAGGCACGACCGGCGATCCGAAAGGTGTCGTTTATCACCACCGCGGCGCGTACCTGCTGGCCATGGGCAATGTCATCACAACCGCCATGCCGGCGCATCCGGTCTATCTGTGGACGCTGCCGATGTTCCATTGCAACGGCTGGTGCTTTCCCTGGACGGTATCGATCGTCGCCGGCACGCATGTCTGCCTGCGTGCCGTGCGCGCGCCGGCGATGTACGATGCCATCGCGACACACGGGGTGACGCATCTGTGCGGCGCCCCTATTGTCATGTCGACATTGCTGAACGCGAAGCCGGAAGAGAAAAAGCCGATCGCGCATCAGGTGAATTTCGCGACCGCCGCCGCCCCGCCGCCTGAAGCGGTTCTCGCCGGCATGAAAGCCGCCGGATTCAACGTTACGCATGTTTACGGGCTCACCGAAGTCTATGGCCCGGCGACGGTGAACGACTGGCACGCGGAATGGGACGAGCTGTCGTCTGCCGAACAGGCGGCAAAGAAAGCGCGTCAGGGCGTGCGCTACCCGGTGCTGGAAGCGCTCGACGTGATCGATCCCGAGACCATGAAGCCGGTGCCGCGCGACGGGCAAACGCTCGGCGAAGTGATGTTCCGCGGCAACGTGGTGATGAAAGGATATCTGAAGAACAAGAGTGCGACGGGAAAGGCGCTGGCCGGGGGCTGGTTCCATTCCGGCGATCTCGGTGTGATCCATCCGGACGGCTATATCCAGCTCAAGGACCGCTCCAAGGACATCATCATTTCCGGCGGCGAGAATATTTCATCGATCGAAGTGGAGGATGCGCTCTACAAGCATCCCGCCGTGCAGGCGGCGGCCGTCGTCGCCAAGGCCGACGAGAAATGGGGCGAAACGCCCTGCGCTTTCATCGAGCTGAAGCCCGGCCAGAGCGCGACCTCAGAAGAGCTCGTTGCCTGGTGCAGGCAGAATCTCGCCAGCTACAAGGTGCCGAAATACGTCGTGTTCACCGAATTGCCGAAGACCTCGACCGGCAAGGTGCAGAAATTCAAGCTGCGGGACATGGCGAAAGAGGTGTAG
- a CDS encoding M24 family metallopeptidase produces the protein MQPIDFNARVAALASRLAQENVAAYVGTRQASLHYLCGAFMPWRGAVIVTAAGDCEVVYWSMDSERVKAEGCPHAVFEFFGSGMTELIAKRLAAHKSDRGSIGVDLSHPGAAQVAPGMLTAGEYLDLKSALPAADLVNGVRFIDDLMLIKSAPEIERLRRAAEVGHIGFQAALKAVREGITENHLAGLVEAAIRDHGSTWAWAVTGGTEVGGGERTAFLRGVTQQSTDRVIRKNEFAIVDLHSMIDLYLSDLSVPIFYGKPNAAQRHAIDCWEQTAAALLASLRPGRAVRDCVREGIAAFGRSDVGQFGLPLFGHGLGTCARTRPFMNASSDDVLQTGMVIALGTHFYQPNVGGMRLEYPVLITENGAEALAPIPAKVQFVE, from the coding sequence ATGCAGCCTATCGACTTCAACGCCCGCGTGGCCGCGCTTGCATCCCGCCTCGCGCAGGAAAACGTTGCGGCCTATGTCGGCACGCGCCAGGCATCACTGCATTATCTGTGCGGGGCGTTCATGCCTTGGCGCGGCGCCGTCATCGTCACTGCGGCAGGCGACTGCGAGGTGGTCTACTGGTCGATGGATTCGGAACGGGTGAAGGCAGAAGGTTGCCCGCATGCCGTCTTCGAGTTCTTCGGGTCCGGCATGACCGAACTGATCGCCAAGAGACTGGCTGCACACAAAAGCGATCGCGGCTCAATTGGTGTCGACCTTTCACATCCGGGCGCGGCGCAGGTCGCCCCTGGAATGCTCACTGCAGGCGAGTACCTTGATCTGAAGTCAGCTCTACCGGCCGCTGATCTAGTCAATGGGGTGAGATTCATTGACGATCTCATGCTGATCAAATCGGCGCCAGAGATCGAACGTTTGCGGCGGGCAGCGGAAGTCGGACATATCGGCTTTCAGGCGGCGCTCAAGGCAGTGCGTGAAGGCATCACGGAAAATCACCTCGCGGGTCTTGTCGAGGCCGCGATCCGTGATCATGGAAGCACGTGGGCGTGGGCGGTCACTGGCGGTACCGAGGTTGGCGGCGGGGAACGCACCGCGTTCTTGCGCGGCGTGACGCAGCAAAGCACCGATCGCGTCATACGAAAGAACGAATTCGCAATCGTTGATCTGCACTCGATGATTGATCTCTATCTGTCGGATCTTTCGGTGCCGATCTTCTATGGAAAACCCAACGCTGCGCAGCGGCATGCTATCGATTGCTGGGAACAGACGGCGGCCGCCTTGTTGGCTTCGCTGCGGCCCGGGCGCGCTGTCCGCGATTGTGTGCGGGAAGGCATTGCAGCTTTCGGGCGCAGCGATGTTGGACAATTCGGCCTACCGCTCTTCGGCCATGGGCTCGGCACATGCGCGCGTACGCGCCCTTTCATGAACGCTTCAAGCGACGATGTCCTGCAAACGGGCATGGTCATCGCGTTGGGCACGCATTTTTATCAACCAAATGTTGGTGGCATGCGACTCGAATATC
- a CDS encoding DUF465 domain-containing protein, whose product MSPDVHLAELKARHQALEDEILDALAHPSTDDTKIAELKRRKLQVKDEIVRLQHRVSASIH is encoded by the coding sequence ATGTCCCCAGATGTTCATCTTGCGGAACTCAAGGCCCGGCATCAGGCGCTTGAGGATGAAATATTGGACGCGCTCGCGCATCCATCCACGGATGACACCAAGATTGCCGAACTGAAACGTCGCAAGTTGCAGGTGAAGGACGAAATCGTTCGTCTTCAGCATCGGGTCAGCGCCAGTATTCACTGA
- a CDS encoding tripartite tricarboxylate transporter substrate binding protein, producing the protein MKFAHRLAALVAAALVSQPVLAQDFPTRPIRFVVPAAAGGPTEITARLIADKMSATLGQPVVVEARPGGGGNIGADVVAKAAPDGYTILMATIGTHAINQTLYKKLTYDPLKDFTPVSQVVQYPLVLVVNPEVQARSVKELIDFAKANPGKLNRASGGNGTSMHLSGELFVHQAGVNMPHVPYKGSAPALNDLVGNHVQVMFDSLITALPLVQAGKLRALAVTGEKRSPVTPDLPTIREAGLKGYSAQGWIGVVAPANTPAPIVEKLHKAVAAALNDPEVKSKLTAQAAEIIASTPEEFANFIKSETAKWAQAVRGANLSID; encoded by the coding sequence ATGAAGTTCGCGCATCGACTTGCGGCGCTGGTTGCTGCAGCGCTGGTCAGCCAGCCCGTTCTCGCGCAGGATTTTCCGACACGGCCGATCCGCTTTGTGGTGCCCGCGGCAGCAGGCGGGCCGACCGAAATCACCGCGCGCCTCATCGCCGACAAGATGTCGGCTACGCTCGGGCAGCCGGTCGTCGTGGAGGCGCGTCCCGGCGGTGGTGGCAATATCGGCGCCGATGTTGTCGCGAAGGCGGCTCCCGACGGCTACACCATTCTCATGGCGACCATCGGGACGCACGCCATCAATCAGACGCTCTATAAGAAGCTGACCTATGACCCGCTGAAGGATTTCACGCCAGTTTCCCAGGTCGTGCAATATCCTCTGGTTCTAGTCGTCAATCCGGAAGTGCAGGCGAGATCAGTCAAGGAACTGATCGACTTTGCAAAGGCGAATCCGGGTAAGCTCAATCGCGCTTCCGGCGGCAACGGCACCTCCATGCATCTCTCCGGCGAATTGTTCGTCCATCAGGCCGGCGTGAATATGCCGCACGTCCCCTACAAGGGAAGCGCGCCGGCGCTGAATGACCTGGTCGGCAATCATGTGCAGGTGATGTTCGACTCGTTGATCACGGCCTTGCCGCTGGTGCAGGCCGGTAAGTTGCGGGCACTCGCCGTGACGGGTGAGAAGCGGTCGCCGGTTACTCCCGATCTTCCGACAATCCGCGAAGCGGGACTCAAGGGCTACAGCGCACAAGGCTGGATCGGTGTCGTCGCGCCCGCGAACACGCCGGCTCCGATAGTCGAAAAGCTGCATAAGGCAGTTGCCGCAGCGCTGAATGACCCAGAAGTGAAAAGTAAGCTGACGGCGCAAGCTGCGGAAATTATCGCCTCGACGCCTGAGGAATTTGCGAATTTCATCAAGAGCGAAACTGCAAAGTGGGCGCAGGCTGTGCGCGGCGCCAATCTTTCGATCGACTGA
- a CDS encoding DUF465 domain-containing protein codes for MTKEEESELRTQLARLQQEHRDLDVAIEALIESPGSDLLQVQRLKKRKLVLRDRIAFIEDQLTPDIIA; via the coding sequence ATGACAAAAGAGGAAGAAAGCGAGCTTCGGACACAACTGGCCCGCCTGCAGCAGGAGCATCGCGACCTGGATGTGGCGATCGAAGCGCTGATCGAATCCCCGGGGTCGGATCTGTTACAGGTGCAGCGGCTGAAGAAACGCAAGCTTGTCTTGCGCGACCGCATCGCGTTCATCGAAGACCAGCTGACCCCCGACATCATTGCGTAG